In Gemmatimonadaceae bacterium, the following proteins share a genomic window:
- a CDS encoding TonB family protein, with protein MRITLPESSQRRQRSVGGTIASAIIHATVIGGTLVATGMSAERPRYPKVQPEQLVYVRPHAVDRPPAPRPSARPPEQVVVPTRELVVPPTTVSVIVDPTIVPTGIPPVDATLGVPFDSTARASEGSGSETASSSGTGDSGTPMTAFTVDREVVPLRGVAPRYPSMLASASVEGTVVMQFVVDTLGRVESGSLDVLRADHPLFEQSVREALGRMRFVPAEAGGRKVRQLVEQPFTFALARRD; from the coding sequence ATGCGCATCACCCTACCCGAATCGTCACAGCGCCGCCAGCGTTCCGTCGGCGGCACCATTGCCAGTGCCATCATCCACGCCACCGTCATCGGCGGGACGCTGGTGGCGACGGGGATGTCGGCCGAGCGACCGCGGTATCCCAAGGTACAGCCGGAGCAACTCGTCTACGTGAGGCCGCACGCGGTGGACCGTCCCCCCGCGCCGCGCCCAAGCGCTCGGCCGCCCGAACAGGTGGTCGTCCCTACACGAGAGCTCGTCGTGCCTCCCACGACCGTTTCCGTCATCGTCGATCCAACCATCGTCCCCACCGGGATTCCCCCGGTCGACGCGACGCTGGGCGTTCCCTTCGACTCCACGGCGCGCGCGAGTGAAGGCAGCGGGAGCGAGACTGCATCCTCGTCAGGCACAGGCGACAGCGGAACTCCCATGACCGCCTTCACCGTCGATCGCGAGGTTGTCCCGTTGCGTGGCGTCGCGCCGCGTTATCCGAGCATGCTCGCCAGCGCCAGCGTGGAGGGGACGGTCGTGATGCAGTTCGTCGTCGACACGCTGGGGCGCGTGGAGTCGGGGAGCCTCGATGTTCTCCGCGCCGATCATCCGCTCTTCGAGCAGAGCGTGCGCGAGGCATTGGGACGGATGCGCTTCGTCCCCGCGGAGGCCGGCGGGCGGAAGGTGCGCCAGTTGGTGGAGCAGCCGTTCACCTTCGCGCTGGCTCGGCGCGACTGA
- a CDS encoding RDD family protein, protein MTCPNCARAVNPESFFCSWCNVLLASPSRGTRAGLFARWMALMIDPLIGIILYVVIGGGALAISETFGTIVAFGFPLAYLIWFLLLLREGLTPGKRILGLRVVRPDSGEIPGFGTMFVREFVGRFVSGLFLGLGYLWAIIDRNGQAWHDKIARTVVVRAA, encoded by the coding sequence ATGACATGTCCCAACTGTGCGCGTGCGGTCAATCCGGAATCGTTCTTCTGCTCCTGGTGCAACGTCCTCCTGGCGTCACCATCGAGGGGAACGCGGGCCGGTCTCTTCGCCCGATGGATGGCGCTGATGATCGATCCACTCATCGGGATCATTCTGTATGTAGTGATCGGCGGCGGGGCGCTGGCGATCTCGGAGACATTCGGCACGATCGTCGCCTTCGGCTTCCCGCTCGCCTATCTGATCTGGTTCCTCCTGCTCCTGCGCGAGGGACTCACACCCGGGAAGCGCATCCTGGGACTGCGAGTCGTGCGACCCGACAGCGGGGAGATACCGGGGTTCGGGACGATGTTCGTTCGCGAGTTCGTGGGGCGATTCGTGAGCGGCCTGTTCCTCGGCCTCGGATACCTCTGGGCGATCATCGATCGAAACGGGCAAGCGTGGCACGACAAGATCGCGCGAACGGTCGTGGTGCGAGCAGCATAG
- a CDS encoding AAA family ATPase produces the protein MTGANADGVRLRLRALGESILVSEGGRDSPPRALELSKGLALVTYLASLPGRSASRDHLVDMFWSDLEIEAGRHALRQHLWQLRRRFDDRLQIEGREVLALTAPLAFDRDELLAAAEAGDHQGVTERYTGDLLAGFASPGAVEFERWLDLERARLRSTFVRCGHARVHQLMAEGRSREASQLARRVRDVAPESQQAWRVLLDVLLSSGDALGAAIEAESLERRLRSEDLEPEPATNSVLALVRKGALPDSRGADAARGLSAALVGREREFAGLLAAWGEAISGRTSCAHITAPAGNGKSRLLHDLGVRLSASRARVVRVRANAGAAQIPGALASDLVAALAHLPGASGVSVEVARTLVRLNPSLSSVYRAAPESNAPDELRQRMIALRDLVQAVVEDRPLALLVDDMHWCDADSRHMIAGAIGGLDKERVLLVVAERSLSSSGVFLPHARHLALARLPLAAVVELLVSIATLPAASWAEAFPARLHRATGGSPLAVLQTLQLTREGGLLSIEEGGWVTRHPDALLTTIDAGTPLRQRVSALGDPERLVLAMLAVVGEPATVGTLERAFGVQGSQLHASLLALGQAGIVQQDDDSWRLAHDTFAEEALTQSPPAEVLRLHHLLGHDLAAGSTGGRALLSAGTHLRLAGDTVGDRALFVRYVRQRKSGRDRRSISTIAAEWLSTVPDDARVSELASSLPFGVRVGFSARAQAFLTVILLISVAVAALTIRTQGDEATREEMPYFVVAAFNERGLHPMARVSLDTDSGSGASFTLRAVTLRMADSAFREAQEILPPPVDSLPYIVVRAVGDSGVTDLFAVDKEGRSRRLTAARGDDVHPDWSPDGRSLAFVTSRWDSLEHPTLAVLELATGVVRRLSTSTVSELLPRWSPDGSRIAFLADDVAGTSMRVCTVRVDGSHRKCWNLSPRTDWHLEAWQGNDSLILRLADDSLPRMKVLALDSGAIHERTLACRPLNISRDASFLTCVTPGTALGPLGGAIASVHAHAVPQRLPAFGKETSDERHVFWSGRPGRGRHIETITFGNEGSIAIVGTPSRLTVVARRVDGSTIAARELTFTSSDTTIASIDTSGVLHARRPGRVDIVASVGGWRSTRRTFEVRPNSGVTILRERWERGWDTGWRVFGMPKSRVVTSGGVKALAIGGDGRFSSGVYARVPFERAEGLAVRVRLATKVRLQQWQEVVVALQDGVDTTSLAAWNHQRGFVWASGRIDGRAPHCWARYPGGRRGATYADSLLLDVGGASVFVAVDRSLRTGEWYDLVLQWLPDGRCAVAVNGRPLAVVPPVDQYAGPTHLFVHGNAFRTEMLVGELRVIRGLDRSVNWGDMLARQ, from the coding sequence ATGACGGGCGCGAACGCCGACGGCGTTCGACTGCGCCTCAGGGCCCTGGGTGAGTCGATCCTGGTGTCGGAGGGGGGCCGCGATAGCCCGCCTCGGGCGCTCGAGCTGTCGAAGGGACTGGCGTTGGTGACGTACCTCGCCTCGCTCCCGGGGCGAAGCGCGTCGCGTGACCATCTGGTCGACATGTTCTGGTCGGACCTAGAGATCGAGGCCGGACGCCACGCGCTGCGTCAACACTTGTGGCAGCTGCGGCGTCGTTTCGACGACCGCCTACAGATCGAAGGGCGCGAGGTTCTGGCGCTAACCGCGCCGCTCGCCTTCGACCGTGACGAACTGCTCGCAGCCGCAGAGGCCGGCGATCATCAGGGCGTGACGGAGCGATACACGGGCGACCTCCTGGCAGGCTTCGCCTCGCCGGGTGCCGTGGAGTTCGAGCGGTGGCTCGACCTCGAACGCGCCCGCCTTCGCTCGACGTTCGTCCGCTGCGGGCATGCGCGCGTCCACCAACTCATGGCGGAGGGCCGTTCGCGCGAGGCGAGCCAGCTCGCTCGGCGCGTGCGCGACGTCGCGCCCGAAAGCCAGCAGGCCTGGCGCGTGCTTCTCGACGTGCTCCTCTCCTCAGGCGATGCCCTCGGCGCGGCGATCGAGGCGGAGTCGCTCGAGCGCCGGCTGCGATCCGAGGATCTGGAGCCCGAACCGGCGACTAACTCCGTGCTGGCGCTGGTTCGCAAGGGCGCCCTCCCGGATTCGCGAGGTGCGGATGCGGCGCGCGGGCTCAGCGCGGCGCTGGTGGGTCGTGAACGAGAATTCGCGGGGCTTCTGGCCGCGTGGGGCGAGGCGATCTCGGGTCGCACCTCGTGCGCACACATCACCGCGCCCGCCGGCAACGGAAAGTCCCGGCTCCTGCACGACCTCGGCGTGCGACTCTCCGCGTCCCGCGCGCGCGTCGTGCGCGTACGCGCCAATGCGGGTGCCGCGCAGATTCCCGGCGCCCTGGCCAGCGACCTGGTTGCGGCGCTCGCGCACTTGCCGGGAGCGAGCGGCGTGAGCGTCGAGGTGGCGCGCACGCTCGTGAGGCTCAATCCCTCGCTCTCGAGCGTGTACCGCGCGGCGCCGGAGTCCAACGCGCCGGATGAGTTGCGCCAGCGCATGATTGCATTGCGCGACCTCGTTCAAGCGGTCGTCGAGGATCGACCGCTCGCGCTGCTCGTGGACGACATGCACTGGTGTGATGCGGACTCTCGCCACATGATCGCGGGCGCTATCGGCGGTTTGGACAAGGAACGCGTGCTGCTCGTGGTCGCCGAGCGTTCGTTGTCGTCGAGCGGCGTGTTCCTCCCGCACGCCCGGCACCTTGCGCTGGCGCGACTGCCACTGGCCGCCGTGGTCGAGCTCCTCGTGAGCATCGCGACGCTTCCCGCCGCGTCGTGGGCCGAGGCATTTCCGGCGCGCCTGCACCGCGCCACCGGTGGTTCGCCGCTCGCGGTACTGCAGACCTTGCAGCTGACGCGCGAAGGTGGCCTTCTCTCCATCGAGGAGGGTGGATGGGTCACGCGCCATCCCGACGCCTTGCTGACGACCATCGATGCCGGGACGCCGCTGCGGCAACGAGTGTCCGCACTCGGCGATCCCGAGCGTCTGGTACTGGCCATGCTCGCGGTGGTCGGTGAGCCCGCGACCGTTGGCACGCTGGAGCGCGCGTTCGGCGTCCAGGGGAGCCAGTTGCACGCCTCGTTGCTGGCACTCGGCCAGGCGGGGATCGTCCAGCAGGACGACGATAGCTGGCGTCTCGCGCACGACACGTTCGCCGAGGAGGCGTTGACGCAGTCGCCGCCCGCCGAAGTACTGCGACTACACCATCTTCTCGGTCACGACCTGGCCGCCGGATCGACGGGCGGGCGGGCGCTGTTGAGCGCCGGCACGCATTTGCGCCTGGCGGGCGATACGGTCGGTGACCGGGCACTCTTTGTCCGGTACGTCCGGCAGCGCAAGTCCGGGCGCGATCGACGAAGCATCTCGACGATCGCCGCTGAATGGCTGAGCACCGTGCCCGACGACGCGCGGGTGTCGGAGCTGGCGTCATCGCTTCCTTTCGGAGTTCGTGTCGGGTTCTCGGCGCGCGCGCAGGCATTCCTCACAGTGATCCTGTTGATCTCCGTGGCGGTTGCCGCCCTCACGATTCGGACGCAGGGCGACGAAGCGACGCGCGAGGAGATGCCGTACTTCGTCGTGGCCGCCTTCAACGAGCGGGGACTGCATCCCATGGCCAGGGTCTCGCTCGACACCGACTCGGGGAGCGGCGCCTCCTTCACGCTTCGTGCGGTCACGCTTCGCATGGCGGACTCCGCATTCAGGGAGGCACAGGAGATCCTCCCGCCTCCCGTAGACTCCCTCCCCTACATCGTGGTGCGCGCCGTGGGCGATAGTGGCGTCACCGACTTGTTCGCCGTGGATAAGGAAGGGCGTTCGCGCCGGCTCACTGCGGCGCGCGGCGATGATGTGCACCCCGACTGGTCGCCCGACGGACGGTCACTGGCATTCGTGACTTCGCGTTGGGATTCGCTCGAGCATCCCACGCTCGCGGTGCTCGAGCTTGCGACCGGCGTCGTGCGGCGACTGTCCACGAGCACGGTGTCGGAGCTCTTGCCGCGTTGGAGTCCCGACGGCTCGCGCATCGCCTTTCTCGCGGACGACGTTGCCGGCACGTCGATGCGCGTCTGCACCGTGCGTGTCGACGGAAGCCATCGCAAGTGCTGGAACCTGTCGCCGCGCACCGACTGGCATCTGGAGGCATGGCAAGGCAACGACTCCCTCATCCTGAGACTGGCGGATGATTCGCTACCGCGGATGAAGGTGCTGGCACTCGACTCGGGAGCGATTCATGAGCGAACCCTTGCTTGTCGACCGCTCAACATCTCGCGAGATGCGTCGTTTCTCACGTGCGTCACACCGGGGACAGCGCTCGGGCCATTGGGCGGTGCGATCGCTTCCGTGCACGCGCATGCGGTTCCACAGCGCCTCCCCGCCTTCGGTAAGGAGACGTCGGACGAACGGCACGTGTTCTGGTCCGGCCGCCCCGGCCGCGGGAGACACATCGAGACTATCACGTTCGGGAACGAGGGCTCCATCGCCATCGTCGGCACTCCGTCGCGGCTCACGGTAGTCGCCCGGCGCGTGGACGGATCGACGATCGCTGCGCGCGAGCTGACGTTCACGTCATCCGATACGACGATCGCCAGCATCGACACGAGCGGCGTGCTCCACGCGCGCCGGCCGGGCCGCGTGGACATCGTCGCGTCGGTTGGCGGATGGCGTTCGACGCGCCGCACGTTCGAGGTTCGCCCAAACTCCGGGGTGACGATTCTGCGCGAGCGGTGGGAACGTGGATGGGATACCGGATGGCGAGTGTTCGGTATGCCGAAGTCGCGCGTGGTGACGAGTGGCGGGGTGAAGGCTCTCGCCATTGGCGGCGACGGGCGCTTCAGCTCCGGTGTCTATGCGCGTGTCCCGTTCGAGCGTGCGGAAGGACTCGCCGTGCGGGTACGCCTCGCGACGAAGGTTCGACTGCAACAGTGGCAAGAGGTGGTGGTAGCGCTGCAAGATGGTGTGGACACAACGTCACTCGCCGCCTGGAACCACCAACGTGGTTTCGTCTGGGCCAGTGGTCGGATTGATGGCCGGGCGCCGCATTGCTGGGCGAGGTACCCGGGAGGGCGACGAGGTGCAACGTATGCCGACTCGTTGCTGCTTGACGTTGGGGGCGCCTCCGTGTTCGTCGCCGTCGACCGATCGCTTCGGACGGGTGAGTGGTACGATCTCGTGCTCCAGTGGCTCCCTGACGGACGATGCGCAGTGGCCGTCAACGGGCGACCGCTCGCGGTCGTGCCGCCCGTCGATCAGTACGCTGGCCCGACGCACCTCTTCGTCCACGGCAACGCCTTCCGCACAGAGATGCTGGTCGGTGAGCTGCGCGTGATACGCGGCCTGGACCGTTCGGTGAACTGGGGCGATATGCTCGCGCGGCAGTGA
- a CDS encoding DUF853 family protein, which produces MSAFDSAKLVFAATGDAITLGAVVHEGTCQPEPIVRIPLAMMNRHGLIAGATGTGKTKTLQLIAEQLSNAGVPVFMADIKGDLSGVGAAGEANDKVNQRAADTGCKWTPTSFPVEFLSLTGAKGAQLRATVSSFGPQLLAKVLDLNETQTSVLSLVFKYCDDKGLLLLDLSDLRSVLQYLTDDGADELKAYGGMSKQTVGVLLREMVELEQQGADKFFGEPMFDLDDLMQVERDGRGLVSILELSDVQNKPALFSTFMLWMLATLYNELPEVGDVDRPKLAFFFDEAHLLFDSASKALLDQIEQVVRLIRSKGVGVYFITQSPKDIPDTVLAQLGNRVQHALRAFTPDDEKALRAAARTFPRTEFYDVQATLTSMGIGEAMVVTLSPKGTPTPPFVSRMIPPTSRMGPLTDDEMARRLQTPQVKKYASAIDRESAREVLQARYAAQQQAEAQAEADAPAAPAGRGRAASQAPADTSVLGQVLNSSVGKSVLRTAAVAVTGTLVRGVLGALLGGSKSSRGTTRRR; this is translated from the coding sequence ATGTCCGCATTCGACTCCGCCAAACTCGTCTTCGCCGCCACCGGCGACGCCATCACCCTCGGCGCCGTGGTGCACGAGGGCACGTGCCAGCCCGAGCCCATCGTTCGCATCCCGTTGGCGATGATGAACCGGCATGGCCTCATTGCCGGTGCAACGGGGACGGGAAAGACTAAAACTCTGCAGCTGATCGCCGAGCAGCTGTCGAATGCCGGGGTCCCCGTCTTCATGGCGGACATCAAGGGGGACTTGTCGGGGGTGGGAGCCGCGGGCGAGGCGAACGACAAGGTCAACCAGCGTGCGGCCGACACCGGGTGCAAGTGGACGCCCACTTCCTTTCCGGTGGAGTTCCTGAGCCTCACTGGCGCCAAAGGGGCGCAGCTGCGGGCAACGGTCTCGTCGTTCGGGCCGCAGCTCCTGGCCAAGGTGCTGGACCTCAACGAGACGCAGACCAGCGTCCTCTCGCTCGTCTTCAAGTATTGCGACGACAAGGGACTCCTCCTCCTCGACCTCTCCGACCTGCGCAGCGTCCTGCAATACCTCACCGACGACGGGGCCGACGAGCTCAAGGCGTACGGCGGGATGTCGAAGCAGACCGTGGGCGTCCTCCTGCGCGAGATGGTCGAGCTGGAGCAGCAGGGGGCCGACAAGTTCTTCGGCGAACCGATGTTCGACCTGGACGACCTGATGCAGGTGGAGCGCGACGGGCGCGGGCTGGTGAGCATCCTCGAGCTGAGCGACGTGCAGAACAAGCCGGCGCTCTTCTCCACCTTCATGCTGTGGATGCTGGCAACGCTCTACAACGAACTCCCCGAGGTCGGCGACGTCGACCGTCCCAAGCTCGCCTTCTTCTTCGACGAGGCGCACCTTCTCTTCGACAGCGCCAGCAAGGCGTTGTTGGACCAGATCGAACAAGTGGTGCGGTTGATCCGCTCCAAGGGGGTCGGCGTCTACTTCATCACGCAGAGCCCGAAGGACATTCCCGACACCGTGCTCGCGCAGCTGGGCAACCGCGTGCAGCACGCGTTGCGCGCCTTCACCCCGGACGACGAGAAGGCGTTGCGCGCCGCCGCGCGCACCTTTCCCCGGACGGAGTTCTACGACGTGCAGGCGACGTTGACCTCGATGGGGATCGGCGAGGCCATGGTCGTGACGCTCTCTCCCAAGGGGACGCCGACGCCGCCCTTCGTGTCGCGCATGATCCCGCCCACGTCGCGCATGGGGCCGCTCACCGACGACGAGATGGCCCGCCGGCTGCAAACGCCGCAGGTGAAGAAGTACGCCTCGGCCATCGATCGCGAGAGCGCGCGCGAGGTCCTGCAGGCGCGCTACGCGGCGCAGCAGCAGGCGGAGGCGCAAGCGGAAGCCGACGCACCTGCGGCGCCTGCCGGCCGCGGGCGCGCCGCGTCGCAGGCGCCAGCCGACACCAGCGTGCTGGGGCAGGTGCTCAACTCGTCGGTGGGAAAGAGTGTCCTCCGCACCGCCGCCGTCGCCGTCACCGGCACGCTGGTGCGCGGCGTCCTGGGAGCGTTGCTCGGCGGGAGCAAGTCATCGCGCGGGACTACTCGCCGGCGTTAG
- a CDS encoding PQQ-binding-like beta-propeller repeat protein encodes MARRTESLVYVGIKGHVVAFHRKTGAEVWRTQLPAKYKSSASFVNVVRDLEGLFATCAGELFALDARNGTILWSDPLKGLGTGLVTLVTDLGGASSTPLLAESERQQQTTTAAAASAAV; translated from the coding sequence ATGGCCCGCAGGACCGAATCGCTGGTATACGTCGGCATCAAGGGACACGTCGTCGCCTTTCACAGGAAGACGGGCGCCGAGGTGTGGCGCACGCAACTCCCGGCCAAGTACAAGTCGTCGGCGTCATTCGTGAACGTGGTGCGCGACCTCGAAGGGCTCTTCGCCACGTGCGCCGGCGAACTCTTCGCGCTCGACGCGCGAAACGGCACCATTCTCTGGTCCGATCCCCTCAAGGGACTCGGCACCGGTCTCGTCACCCTCGTCACGGACCTGGGCGGCGCCTCGAGCACCCCGCTGCTTGCAGAATCCGAACGCCAGCAACAAACCACCACCGCCGCCGCCGCATCCGCCGCCGTGTAG
- the tkt gene encoding transketolase gives MTDNLSQCDHGGTTRGGSVTGLDAIPFPRSSRRHPLRIRQESPVSAPADASTLDALCINTIRTLSMDAVQKAESGHPGAPMGLAPLAYALYTKYMRHNPADPAWPNRDRFVLSNGHASMLLYSALHLSGYDLSLDEIRNFRQWGSKTPGHPEYGHTPGVESTTGPLGQGLAMAVGMAAAEAHLAATFNRDAHAIVDHFTYFIAGDGCLMEGISHEAASFAGHFQLGKLIGFYDDNGISIDGKVGITYSDDAAKRFEAYGWQVLRIDDVNDLAQIDAAIVAAKADRTRPTLVITKTHIGYGSPNRQDTAKAHGEPLGAAEIALTKERLGWPESEPFTIPAESLAHWRLAVPRGAEANDAWRKQVIAYAKAHPELAKEFGRRMQGELPAAWQQALPVFTPENGNIASRNASGVVLNALGAKIPELIGGSADLSGSNITVLKDSPRFGPDDYAGRNIHFGVREFGMGAIMNGLALHGGVIPYGGTFLVFADYMRASIRLAALMGLRVIYVFTHDSIGLGEDGPTHQPVEHLSSLRCIPNVTVIRPADAAETAEAWRAALLNRKGPTALILTRQKLPLIDRAAFSAASGVAQGAYVLADAADGAPDVVLVASGSEVELALQARQALAADGVQARVVSMPSQELFQRQPAEYQASVLPPGTKRVAVEAAHSMSWQRYVGLDGGFVGIDTFGASAPYQTLYAEFGITAAHVISEARRVLGR, from the coding sequence ATGACCGACAACCTATCCCAATGTGACCATGGCGGCACCACGCGCGGAGGAAGCGTCACCGGATTGGACGCGATACCTTTCCCGCGCTCGTCACGTCGTCACCCCCTTCGAATCCGCCAGGAGTCCCCCGTGTCCGCACCGGCCGACGCGTCCACGCTCGACGCGCTGTGCATCAATACGATCCGTACGTTGTCGATGGACGCCGTGCAGAAGGCCGAGAGTGGCCATCCCGGCGCCCCGATGGGGCTCGCCCCGTTGGCCTACGCGCTCTACACGAAGTACATGCGGCACAACCCCGCCGACCCGGCGTGGCCCAACCGCGACCGCTTCGTGCTGTCCAACGGCCACGCGTCGATGCTCCTCTACTCGGCGCTGCACCTGTCCGGTTACGACCTCTCGCTCGACGAGATCAGGAACTTCCGGCAGTGGGGGAGCAAGACGCCCGGGCACCCCGAGTACGGTCACACGCCTGGGGTGGAGTCGACGACCGGTCCGCTGGGCCAGGGGTTGGCGATGGCGGTTGGGATGGCCGCCGCCGAGGCGCACCTCGCCGCGACGTTCAACCGCGACGCTCACGCGATCGTCGATCACTTCACCTACTTCATTGCCGGCGACGGTTGCCTGATGGAGGGGATCTCGCACGAGGCCGCGTCGTTTGCCGGGCACTTCCAGCTGGGGAAGCTGATTGGCTTCTACGACGACAACGGGATTTCGATCGACGGCAAGGTGGGGATCACCTACAGCGATGATGCCGCCAAGCGTTTCGAGGCGTATGGGTGGCAGGTGCTGCGCATCGACGACGTGAACGACCTGGCGCAGATCGACGCGGCGATCGTGGCCGCCAAGGCCGACCGCACGCGTCCCACGCTCGTCATCACGAAGACGCACATCGGTTACGGCTCGCCCAACCGGCAGGACACGGCCAAGGCGCACGGCGAGCCATTGGGCGCGGCGGAGATTGCCCTCACCAAGGAGCGGCTCGGCTGGCCCGAGAGTGAGCCATTCACCATTCCGGCGGAGTCGCTGGCGCACTGGCGTCTCGCCGTGCCGCGCGGCGCCGAGGCGAACGACGCGTGGCGCAAGCAGGTCATTGCCTATGCCAAGGCGCACCCCGAGCTGGCCAAGGAGTTCGGGCGTCGCATGCAGGGTGAGCTTCCGGCCGCGTGGCAGCAGGCGCTCCCCGTCTTCACTCCCGAGAACGGGAACATCGCCAGCCGCAACGCCTCGGGGGTCGTGCTCAACGCGCTGGGCGCGAAGATCCCCGAGCTCATCGGCGGGTCGGCCGACCTCAGCGGCTCCAACATCACCGTCCTCAAGGACTCACCGCGCTTTGGCCCGGACGACTATGCTGGGCGCAACATCCATTTTGGGGTGCGCGAGTTCGGGATGGGGGCGATCATGAACGGGTTGGCGCTGCACGGCGGGGTGATCCCGTACGGCGGGACCTTCCTCGTTTTCGCCGACTACATGCGGGCGTCCATTCGCCTCGCGGCGCTGATGGGGTTGCGGGTGATCTACGTCTTCACGCACGATTCGATCGGCCTGGGCGAGGACGGCCCGACGCACCAGCCGGTGGAGCACCTCAGTTCACTGCGCTGCATTCCCAACGTGACGGTCATCCGTCCCGCCGACGCGGCGGAGACGGCCGAGGCGTGGCGCGCGGCGCTCCTCAACCGCAAGGGGCCGACGGCGCTCATTCTCACGCGCCAGAAGCTCCCGCTCATCGACCGTGCGGCGTTCAGCGCCGCGAGCGGTGTGGCGCAGGGGGCGTACGTCCTCGCCGATGCGGCTGACGGCGCTCCGGACGTGGTCCTGGTCGCCTCGGGCTCGGAGGTCGAGCTCGCGCTCCAGGCGCGCCAGGCGCTTGCTGCTGACGGGGTACAGGCGCGCGTGGTGAGCATGCCGAGCCAGGAGCTGTTCCAGCGGCAGCCCGCGGAGTACCAGGCGTCGGTGCTGCCGCCAGGCACAAAGCGCGTGGCCGTGGAGGCGGCGCATTCCATGTCGTGGCAGCGCTACGTGGGGCTCGACGGTGGCTTTGTCGGGATCGACACCTTTGGCGCGAGTGCGCCCTACCAGACGCTCTACGCCGAGTTCGGGATCACGGCGGCGCACGTGATCTCGGAGGCCAGGCGGGTGCTCGGGCGATAA
- a CDS encoding M20/M25/M40 family metallo-hydrolase — protein sequence MSSTRPRPLAAVITVVLRAASAASAAAVTATAAHAQSAPQAAPPAMTAHDSLARDLLRELIAINSTASGAQMSRATQGMAARLRAAGFAEGDVQLAGPDATHLNLVATLRGRDPSAKPVLLMAHVDVVEALRTDWTMDPFTLNERDGYYYGRGTTDNKGGAAIIIANMIRWKREGFVPSRDVIAILTTDEETSQEAGIHWLLTNIPRLKDAEYALNTDAGGLKEGDGKNRPRFFIQSSEKLYQTYTLDVTNRGGHSSIPRPDNAIYTLARALARLETYRFPVMYNEVTRASFARSATVESGQMAADLRALAGGATRGPAVERAFRDPALNGNLRTTCVATMLSGGHAENALPQKATATVNCRIFPGVSAQQVQATLQRVVADTAVHVTLALGSVPSPASPLRPDVMGVVERTAAEMWPRAVTIPIMENGATDGLYLRNLNVPVYGVSGPLYVQGDDRAHGRDERVGIQNFNASRELWYRMVKGLLGDATRM from the coding sequence ATGTCCTCGACCCGGCCCCGGCCGCTCGCCGCCGTCATCACCGTCGTGCTTCGCGCCGCCAGCGCCGCCAGCGCCGCCGCCGTCACGGCGACCGCCGCACACGCGCAATCCGCGCCGCAGGCAGCGCCGCCCGCGATGACGGCGCACGACTCGCTCGCCCGCGACCTCCTGCGCGAACTCATCGCGATCAACAGCACGGCGAGTGGCGCCCAGATGAGCCGCGCCACGCAGGGCATGGCGGCCCGCCTGCGTGCCGCCGGGTTCGCCGAGGGGGATGTGCAGCTGGCGGGGCCCGACGCGACGCACCTGAACCTCGTGGCCACGCTGCGCGGGCGCGACCCCAGTGCCAAGCCCGTGCTCCTCATGGCCCACGTCGATGTCGTCGAGGCGCTGCGCACCGACTGGACGATGGACCCGTTCACCCTCAACGAGCGCGACGGCTACTACTACGGGCGCGGGACGACCGACAACAAGGGCGGCGCGGCGATCATCATCGCCAACATGATCCGATGGAAGCGCGAAGGGTTCGTCCCGTCACGCGACGTCATCGCCATCCTCACCACCGACGAGGAAACGAGCCAGGAAGCGGGGATCCACTGGCTCCTCACCAACATCCCACGCCTCAAGGACGCCGAGTACGCGCTCAACACCGACGCCGGCGGGCTCAAGGAGGGGGATGGGAAGAACCGCCCGCGCTTCTTCATCCAGTCGTCGGAGAAGCTCTACCAGACGTACACGCTCGATGTCACCAATCGCGGCGGGCACTCCTCCATCCCGCGCCCGGACAACGCGATCTACACCCTGGCGCGCGCACTCGCACGGCTCGAGACGTATCGCTTCCCGGTGATGTACAACGAGGTGACGCGCGCGTCGTTCGCGCGCAGCGCCACGGTGGAATCGGGGCAGATGGCGGCCGACCTGCGGGCGCTGGCCGGCGGAGCAACGCGCGGTCCCGCGGTCGAACGCGCGTTCCGCGATCCCGCGCTCAACGGCAACCTGCGCACAACGTGCGTGGCGACGATGCTCAGCGGCGGGCACGCCGAGAACGCCCTCCCTCAGAAGGCGACGGCAACGGTGAACTGTCGCATCTTTCCCGGCGTGAGCGCCCAACAGGTTCAAGCCACGCTGCAGCGCGTGGTGGCCGATACGGCGGTTCACGTGACACTCGCCCTGGGGAGTGTGCCGAGCCCCGCCTCGCCGCTGCGTCCCGACGTGATGGGCGTGGTGGAGCGCACCGCAGCCGAAATGTGGCCGAGGGCCGTGACCATTCCGATCATGGAGAACGGGGCGACCGACGGACTGTACCTGCGCAACCTCAACGTTCCCGTGTACGGCGTTTCGGGCCCGCTGTACGTGCAGGGCGACGACCGGGCCCATGGGCGCGACGAGCGCGTGGGGATCCAGAACTTCAATGCGTCGCGCGAGCTATGGTACCGGATGGTGAAGGGGCTCCTCGGCGACGCGACGCGCATGTGA